One window from the genome of Opisthocomus hoazin isolate bOpiHoa1 chromosome 11, bOpiHoa1.hap1, whole genome shotgun sequence encodes:
- the LMOD3 gene encoding leiomodin-3, whose translation MSELSQNSEEVCPEDIDEDEILANLSPEELKELQCEMEVMAPDPEVPTGMIQRDQTEKPPTGSFDHRSLVDYLYWQKASRRMLEDERVPVTLLPSERSAAEEAEGKAGGSGEAVGGRVPGAEGKERCYKNEHLSNSGTWAEETNKDGSDKESEEEEEEAEEEDDDDDEEEEEEDEEEDETELETQETYTNENQHSDQMSKKPGTESGEITEKPNENEKKISKLNIPKKLALDTSFMKLSARPSGNQTNLEESLEKVRKNNPDVKELNLNNIENVPKEMLIDFVNAMKKNKNVKTFSLANVGADDNVAFALANMLRENRSITTLNIDSNCISGKGIVAIMRCLQYNEVLTELRFHNQRSMLGHQAEMEIARLLKANATLLKMGYHFELPGPRMVVTNLLSRNLDKQRQKRQEGQRQQQMKEQRELIAMLENGLGLPPGMWEMLGGPLPQPRMHEPPQAPKPPVPAALSLSKRQESARQPAPEPPRREKPVNFRVVKLKKTQRKPAVPEYVEPAEKTNLKDVIKTLKPVPRRRPPPLVEITPRDQLLNDIRQSNVAYLKPVPLPKQLE comes from the exons atgTCTGAACTCAGCCAAAACTCCGAAGAAGTGTGTCCCGAGGACATCGACGAAGATGAAATCCTGGCAAACCTGTCCCCcgaggagctgaaggagctgCAGTGTGAGATGGAAGTCATGGCCCCGGACCCCGAAGTCCCAACCGGGATGATACAGAGGGATCAGACGGAGAAACCCCCCACGGGGAGCTTCGACCACAGGTCCCTGGTTGACTACCTGTACTGGCAGAAGGCATCCAGACGCATGCTCGAGGACGAGAGAGTTCCCGTCACCCTCTTGCCCTCTGAG AGAAGCGCTGCggaggaggcagaaggaaagGCCGGCGGCAGCGGCGAGGCGGTCGGCGGGAGGGTGCcaggagcagaggggaaagagagaTGTTATAAAAACGAGCACTTGTCCAACTCGGGAACGTGGGCTGAGGAGACAAACAAAGATGGAAGCGATaaagagagtgaggaggaggaggaagaagcagaggaggaagatgatgatgacgacgaagaagaggaggaagaggatgaagaggaagatgagaCTGAATTGGAAACACAGGAGACTTACACCAATGAGAACCAGCACAGCGATCAGATGAGTAAGAAACCAGGCACAGAATCAGGAGAAATCACAGAAAagccaaatgaaaatgaaaagaaaatatcaaaattaAACATCCCAAAAAAGTTGGCACTGGATACCAGCTTCATGAAGCTGAGCGCCAGGCCTTCAGGAAATCAAACCAATTTAGAAGAGAGTTTGGAGAAAGTCCGGAAAAACAACCCGGACGTGAAAGAGCTCAACCTGAACAACATTGAAAACGTCCCCAAAGAAATGCTGATAGACTTTGTCAACGccatgaaaaagaacaagaacGTCAAAACGTTCAGCTTGGCCAACGTGGGGGCCGACGACAACGTGGCGTTTGCGCTGGCCAACATGCTGCGGGAGAACAGGAGCATCACCACGCTGAACATCGATTCTAATTGCATCTCTGGCAAAGGGATCGTTGCTATCATGAGATGCCTGCAGTACAACGAGGTGCTGACGGAGCTCCGCTTTCACAACCAGCGGAGCATGCTGGGCCACCAGGCAGAGATGGAGATCGCCCGGCTGCTGAAAGCCAATGCCACCCTCCTTAAAATGGGGTACCACTTCGAGCTGCCGGGGCCCAGGATGGTGGTGACCAACCTCCTCAGCAGAAACCTGGACAAGCAGAGGCAAAAGAGGCAagaggggcagaggcagcagcaaatGAAGGAGCAGAGGGAGTTGATAGCGATGCTGGAAAACGGACTTGGGTTGCCTCCGGGGATGTGGGAGATGCTGGGGGGACCGCTGCCCCAGCCGAGGATGCACGAACCCCCGCAAGCCCCGAAACCGCCCGTCCCCGCAGCTCTGTCTCTGAGCAAAAGGCAGGAGAGCGCCAGGCAGCCGGCGCCCGAGCCGCCACGCAGAGAGAAGCCCGTCAACTTCAGAGTGGTGAAGCTGAAGAAGACTCAGCGCAAACCCGCTGTGCCAGAGTACGTGGAACCCGCCGAGAAAACCAACCTCAAAGACGTCATCAAAACGCTTAAACCGGTTCCCAGGAGGAGGCCGCCTCCCCTTGTCGAGATAACCCCGAGAGATCAGCTGCTGAACGACATTCGCCAGAGTAACGTCGCTTATCTGAAACCG GTGCCATTGCCAAAGCAGCTGGAGTGA